A stretch of Venenivibrio stagnispumantis DNA encodes these proteins:
- a CDS encoding response regulator yields the protein MANLVFVVEDDRDINDLLTYNLRKEGYEVKPFLSSRQALEELKNIKPDIILLDVMLPDIDGLEFCKIVKSNKNTEKIPIIMITAKGTEIDKIVGLELGADDYITKPFSIREVIARIKTVLRRYKYSTLLQSPTIKFKDLEIIPEKFEVRLKNEKLNITTTQLKLLIALITANGRVLSRDYILNNVWNEEKDVYDRTIDVHIKHLRDSLKDYGKFIKTVRGIGYRWSCDED from the coding sequence ATGGCAAATTTAGTTTTTGTTGTTGAGGATGATAGGGATATAAATGATTTATTAACTTATAATCTAAGAAAAGAAGGATATGAAGTAAAGCCTTTTTTAAGCAGTAGGCAGGCACTTGAAGAACTAAAGAATATAAAGCCGGATATAATTTTACTTGATGTTATGCTTCCGGATATAGATGGTTTAGAGTTTTGTAAAATTGTAAAATCAAACAAAAATACAGAAAAAATACCGATAATTATGATTACTGCAAAAGGAACAGAAATAGATAAAATAGTAGGATTAGAACTTGGAGCAGATGATTATATAACAAAACCTTTTTCTATAAGGGAAGTAATAGCAAGAATAAAAACAGTTTTAAGAAGATATAAATATTCTACTTTACTCCAATCCCCTACTATAAAATTTAAAGATTTGGAAATAATTCCAGAAAAATTTGAAGTAAGATTAAAAAATGAAAAATTAAATATAACCACAACACAATTAAAATTATTGATAGCATTAATTACTGCAAATGGTAGAGTTTTATCAAGGGATTATATCTTAAATAATGTTTGGAATGAAGAAAAAGATGTGTATGATAGAACAATAGATGTCCATATAAAACATTTAAGAGATAGCTTAAAAGATTATGGTAAATTCATAAAAACAGTTAGAGGGATAGGATATAGATGGAGTTGTGATGAAGATTAA
- the rlmB gene encoding 23S rRNA (guanosine(2251)-2'-O)-methyltransferase RlmB, which translates to MDNQENKLIIWGRNPVIEALKAGRSLEKILIAHDSHPPKELLELAEKRKVKLQKVPRQKIEELAGTKKTQGVIALVSPIKYIDENKLLKKIIEENGILLVLDHITDPQNVGNIIRTAEVLGANGILLPKERSSPINEVVVKSSTGAVFHIPIAKVGSLRQTLENFKKMGGWVVVVEKGGKDIDKIKYPFPLALVVGSEGKGVSKSVIDIADIIATIPMKGKVTSLNVSSATAIALWEAIKQKI; encoded by the coding sequence TTGGATAATCAGGAAAATAAACTTATTATTTGGGGAAGAAATCCGGTAATAGAAGCATTAAAAGCAGGAAGAAGCTTAGAAAAAATATTAATAGCCCATGATTCTCATCCACCAAAGGAGCTTTTAGAACTTGCAGAAAAAAGAAAAGTTAAACTGCAAAAAGTGCCAAGACAAAAGATAGAAGAGCTTGCCGGTACAAAGAAAACCCAAGGTGTAATAGCATTAGTAAGCCCAATAAAATATATTGATGAAAATAAATTGTTAAAAAAAATTATAGAAGAAAATGGAATTTTATTAGTATTAGACCATATAACCGACCCGCAAAATGTAGGAAATATAATAAGAACAGCAGAAGTCCTTGGAGCAAATGGAATTTTACTTCCAAAAGAAAGAAGCAGTCCTATAAATGAAGTAGTTGTTAAAAGCTCTACCGGAGCAGTATTTCATATTCCAATAGCAAAAGTAGGAAGTTTGAGACAAACCCTTGAAAATTTCAAAAAAATGGGTGGTTGGGTCGTTGTAGTTGAAAAAGGTGGAAAAGATATAGACAAAATAAAATATCCATTTCCATTGGCATTGGTTGTAGGTTCAGAAGGTAAAGGGGTTTCTAAATCCGTTATAGATATAGCTGATATTATTGCTACAATACCAATGAAAGGTAAAGTTACATCATTAAATGTTTCATCTGCAACAGCTATTGCATTATGGGAAGCAATAAAACAAAAAATATGA
- a CDS encoding DUF167 domain-containing protein, giving the protein MKIIKIKVKLNASKNEIKKIEEDNFEIRITTSPEKGKANQKVIELLAEFLDIPKSNLEIISGLTSKEKKILIKD; this is encoded by the coding sequence ATGAAAATAATAAAAATAAAAGTAAAACTAAATGCCTCAAAAAATGAGATAAAAAAAATAGAAGAAGATAATTTTGAAATAAGAATAACAACATCACCGGAAAAAGGAAAAGCAAATCAAAAAGTTATAGAACTTTTAGCTGAGTTTTTAGATATACCAAAATCTAATTTAGAAATTATATCCGGCTTAACATCAAAAGAAAAAAAGATTTTAATTAAAGATTAA
- a CDS encoding phosphate-starvation-inducible PsiE family protein produces MIVYLSERRIDTSLIVKTTLIAILREIIIKAPTFHLPEYIGVSILLSVLGLTL; encoded by the coding sequence ATGATTGTATATCTTTCTGAAAGAAGAATAGATACTTCCTTAATAGTTAAAACTACATTGATAGCAATATTAAGGGAAATTATTATAAAAGCTCCTACTTTTCATTTACCGGAATATATAGGAGTTTCTATACTATTATCTGTTTTGGGACTAACTCTGTAA
- the secF gene encoding protein translocase subunit SecF, which produces MRNLFSQPPNIDFFKIKKIGYIISFGLVFFSIVLFFTKGFNLGLDFTGGTSIQVKFKNKTDTATIRNALKEVKLEDSLIQEVGKNKDEYEIRVSVNKGKSSDIVQKVKDALKKQYGDNFEIVKIDFIDAMVGDELRRASIYSIIFVMLGIMAYLAYRFEPVFAIAAIIPEFHDVIITLGIFSLFDLELNLTVIAAILTVLGYSLNDTIIVFDRIRENIKIRGKKNIQEIINRSINENFARTVITSATTLFATLSLLIFGGEALKGFAIALLIGIIFGTYSSIYVASVLIIEVENFLRRRVKE; this is translated from the coding sequence GTGAGAAACCTATTTTCCCAGCCACCCAATATTGATTTTTTCAAAATAAAAAAGATAGGCTATATTATATCTTTTGGACTTGTATTTTTTAGTATAGTTTTATTCTTTACAAAAGGATTTAATTTAGGACTTGATTTTACCGGAGGAACATCAATACAGGTTAAATTCAAAAATAAAACTGATACTGCAACAATTAGAAATGCCCTGAAAGAAGTTAAACTTGAAGATAGTTTAATACAAGAAGTAGGAAAAAATAAAGATGAATATGAGATAAGAGTATCTGTAAATAAAGGTAAATCTTCTGATATTGTCCAAAAAGTAAAAGATGCTTTAAAAAAGCAGTATGGAGACAATTTTGAGATTGTAAAGATAGATTTTATAGATGCTATGGTAGGAGATGAACTTAGAAGAGCAAGTATATATTCAATAATTTTTGTTATGCTTGGAATTATGGCATATCTTGCTTATAGATTTGAACCTGTTTTTGCAATAGCTGCAATCATACCGGAATTTCATGATGTTATTATTACCCTTGGTATTTTTTCTTTATTTGATTTAGAGTTAAATCTTACTGTAATAGCTGCTATTTTAACAGTTTTAGGTTATTCACTTAACGATACAATTATTGTATTTGATAGGATTAGAGAAAATATAAAAATAAGAGGAAAGAAAAATATTCAAGAAATCATAAATAGAAGTATAAATGAAAATTTTGCCAGAACAGTTATAACCTCTGCTACAACATTATTTGCAACATTATCCCTTTTAATATTTGGAGGGGAAGCATTAAAAGGTTTTGCTATTGCTTTATTAATAGGAATAATTTTCGGAACATATTCTTCAATATATGTGGCTTCTGTATTAATAATAGAGGTAGAAAACTTCTTAAGGAGAAGAGTTAAAGAATGA
- the secD gene encoding protein translocase subunit SecD — protein MKDIKWKILAVFIVFSVSIYFLLTKQVKLGLDLQGGISITLKVDIDKVIEREYQNLGKDIEKLLKEKNIDVLSIKADKDKLILSLLDPTKLDTAINILKEKYPQINIDSENGNLIITFKDFELNRIKTATMKQTVETLKNRIDQFGTLSPNIAQKGKDRVLVELPGVVDPERAKTIIGKTAQLEFKEVVKSAFSKEELLKDFPNGLPEDLEILEGQEEVINGQKVKEYFLVKKIPVITGAMLKDARASIDQTGKPAVNFELTSEGAEIFGEATANMIGKRLAIVLDGKVMSAPVIRSRITSSGQITGNFTTEEANDLAVILRAGALPAPVEIIEETVIGPTLGRDSIDKTITAGIVAFIGVGIFMILRYAVSGFISIIALVFNLLLLWTTMLIFDITLTLPGIAGIILNIGMAVDGNVIIFERIKDELRAGKTLRVAINEGFNRAFSAIVDSQLTTLIAALALFEFGTGPLKGFAATLSIGTIITIYTAVFFTKLLLDLMLGGKKSFKYAF, from the coding sequence ATGAAAGATATTAAATGGAAAATATTGGCTGTATTTATTGTTTTTTCTGTATCTATCTATTTTTTACTTACAAAACAGGTTAAACTTGGACTTGATTTGCAAGGCGGTATAAGTATAACTTTAAAAGTAGATATAGATAAAGTAATAGAAAGGGAATATCAAAATCTTGGGAAAGATATTGAAAAATTATTAAAAGAGAAAAATATAGATGTTCTAAGTATAAAAGCAGATAAAGATAAACTAATCTTGTCTTTACTTGACCCTACAAAATTAGATACTGCAATCAATATATTAAAAGAAAAATATCCTCAGATAAATATAGACAGTGAAAATGGAAATCTGATTATAACATTTAAAGATTTTGAATTAAATAGAATAAAAACGGCAACAATGAAACAAACAGTAGAAACATTAAAAAACAGAATAGACCAGTTTGGAACATTATCTCCTAATATAGCCCAAAAAGGAAAAGACAGGGTATTGGTAGAACTACCTGGTGTTGTAGACCCTGAAAGAGCTAAAACAATTATAGGGAAAACAGCACAGCTTGAATTTAAAGAAGTTGTAAAATCAGCTTTTTCTAAAGAAGAACTTCTTAAAGATTTTCCAAATGGATTACCGGAAGATTTAGAGATATTAGAAGGTCAAGAAGAAGTAATTAATGGCCAGAAAGTTAAAGAATACTTTTTAGTAAAGAAAATACCTGTTATAACCGGTGCAATGCTAAAAGATGCAAGGGCTTCTATAGACCAGACAGGAAAACCTGCTGTAAATTTTGAACTTACATCGGAAGGAGCAGAAATATTTGGAGAAGCAACTGCCAATATGATAGGTAAAAGATTGGCAATCGTATTAGATGGGAAAGTTATGTCTGCTCCTGTTATCAGGTCAAGAATAACATCTTCAGGGCAGATTACAGGTAATTTTACAACAGAGGAAGCAAATGATTTAGCAGTTATTTTAAGAGCAGGAGCTTTACCTGCACCAGTAGAAATAATTGAGGAAACAGTAATAGGGCCTACCCTCGGTAGAGATTCTATAGATAAAACAATAACTGCCGGAATTGTTGCATTTATAGGTGTAGGAATATTTATGATATTAAGATATGCTGTTTCCGGTTTTATATCAATTATAGCCTTAGTCTTTAACTTATTACTGCTTTGGACTACTATGCTTATTTTTGATATAACCCTTACACTTCCGGGAATAGCAGGTATCATTCTTAATATCGGAATGGCAGTAGATGGAAATGTAATTATATTTGAAAGAATAAAAGATGAATTAAGAGCAGGAAAAACATTAAGGGTTGCAATAAATGAAGGATTTAATAGGGCTTTCTCTGCCATTGTAGATTCACAGCTTACAACATTAATTGCAGCATTGGCATTGTTTGAGTTTGGAACCGGACCTTTAAAAGGATTTGCAGCAACATTATCTATCGGAACAATAATAACAATTTATACAGCAGTATTTTTTACAAAGTTATTACTTGATTTAATGCTCGGTGGAAAAAAATCATTTAAATATGCTTTTTAG
- a CDS encoding EscU/YscU/HrcU family type III secretion system export apparatus switch protein: protein MEELKKAVALKYEREKDNAPKVVAKGKGVIAEKIIQTAKENGVYIKEDKYLVEMLSNLELYEEIPEELYKVVAKIFIFLYTQVRRE from the coding sequence ATGGAAGAGCTTAAAAAAGCAGTTGCTTTAAAATATGAAAGGGAAAAGGATAATGCTCCTAAGGTTGTGGCAAAAGGTAAAGGTGTAATAGCAGAAAAGATTATACAAACGGCGAAAGAGAATGGAGTATATATAAAGGAAGATAAATATCTTGTAGAGATGTTATCTAATTTAGAATTATATGAAGAAATTCCGGAAGAGTTATATAAAGTAGTAGCGAAAATTTTTATATTTTTATATACACAAGTGAGGAGAGAATGA
- the fmt gene encoding methionyl-tRNA formyltransferase has translation MRILFWGTPEFAAEVLKTLINSKHQVIAVITQPDKPKGRGQKVTPPPVKEIAIKHNIPVYQPEKLKNNQEIINIIKELNPDISVVVAYGKIIPKEILDIPKYKTINIHASILPKYRGAAPIHRAIMEGEKETGVSIMELVEKLDAGPVYAIEKIEITDEDDIISLHDKLAKLGSQLLLKVLDDIQKGATATPQDESKATYAKPIEKEEGLIDWSKPATEIFNKIRALKVWPKAYTNFRGEQIKILDATPLNEEYAGDYGEIVKIENGIVVKTGKGSLLIKQLQFPNSKPISTLDAVRGYHIKVGEKFG, from the coding sequence ATGAGAATACTCTTTTGGGGAACTCCTGAGTTTGCAGCAGAAGTATTAAAAACATTAATTAATTCAAAACATCAGGTAATAGCCGTTATAACCCAGCCTGATAAACCAAAAGGTAGAGGTCAAAAGGTTACTCCACCACCGGTAAAAGAGATTGCAATAAAACATAATATTCCGGTATATCAGCCGGAAAAATTAAAAAATAATCAGGAAATTATAAATATTATAAAAGAGTTAAATCCGGATATATCTGTGGTTGTAGCTTATGGAAAAATAATTCCAAAAGAAATTTTAGATATTCCTAAATATAAAACAATAAATATTCATGCATCTATATTACCAAAATATCGTGGAGCAGCACCTATACACAGAGCTATAATGGAAGGAGAAAAAGAAACAGGTGTTTCAATTATGGAGCTTGTAGAAAAGCTTGATGCCGGCCCTGTATATGCAATAGAAAAAATAGAGATAACAGATGAAGATGATATAATCAGCTTACATGATAAATTAGCAAAATTAGGTAGTCAGCTACTGCTAAAAGTATTAGATGATATACAAAAAGGAGCTACTGCAACACCACAAGATGAAAGTAAAGCAACTTATGCAAAGCCAATTGAAAAGGAAGAAGGTTTAATAGATTGGTCAAAGCCTGCTACAGAGATATTTAATAAAATAAGAGCCTTAAAAGTATGGCCTAAAGCTTACACAAATTTTAGAGGAGAGCAGATAAAAATATTAGATGCAACGCCACTAAATGAGGAATATGCCGGAGATTATGGAGAGATAGTTAAAATAGAAAATGGAATAGTAGTTAAAACAGGAAAAGGTTCTTTATTGATAAAACAGCTACAATTTCCAAACTCAAAACCAATTTCTACATTAGATGCAGTAAGAGGATACCATATAAAAGTAGGAGAGAAATTTGGATAA
- a CDS encoding phosphate-starvation-inducible PsiE family protein has translation MRELVLKLNILNTAVNITFLLLEIFLSIGLLLAIFNLFKDLYISFPNSKDMFNILINSSFSIFILLEIIKSINEYFQYKRIKITTITEITIIFIMREIIIGLYQHSLKFEDSLYLSIVLLILTLIRILSVKFSPINIERR, from the coding sequence ATGAGAGAATTAGTTTTAAAATTGAATATACTAAATACTGCTGTAAATATAACCTTCTTACTACTGGAAATATTTTTATCTATTGGATTATTACTTGCTATATTTAACCTTTTTAAAGATTTATATATATCTTTTCCAAATTCAAAAGATATGTTTAATATACTGATAAATTCTTCATTTTCTATATTTATCTTACTTGAAATAATAAAAAGCATAAATGAATATTTCCAATATAAACGAATAAAAATAACTACAATTACCGAAATTACGATTATATTTATAATGAGGGAGATAATAATAGGTTTATATCAGCATTCATTGAAATTTGAAGATAGTTTATATCTATCCATAGTATTGTTAATTTTGACTTTAATAAGAATTTTATCTGTAAAATTTTCACCAATTAATATAGAAAGGAGATAA
- the tatA gene encoding twin-arginine translocase TatA/TatE family subunit: MGSIGIPELLLVFAIILLLFGAKKLPEIGRGLGEGIRSFKSAFSGEEEKKEEKIVQAKEIEAEVIKKEEKEKVKTET, encoded by the coding sequence ATGGGCTCTATAGGAATACCGGAATTACTACTTGTATTTGCTATAATTTTATTATTATTTGGAGCCAAGAAACTTCCTGAAATAGGAAGAGGTCTTGGAGAAGGTATTAGAAGTTTTAAATCTGCTTTTAGCGGTGAAGAAGAAAAGAAAGAAGAAAAAATAGTCCAAGCTAAAGAAATAGAAGCAGAAGTAATAAAGAAAGAAGAAAAAGAAAAGGTTAAAACTGAAACATAA
- a CDS encoding AEC family transporter, whose amino-acid sequence MFDNLVIMISIFILGYIVKKLNLFPEHYSKAFIDFIMKVGFPALVIYNVYYLHIDFRFIYVILFGVFSILLGIFTGYLISKFLKLDKKQSITVIMMVSFSNTGFLGYPFIHALYGEEGLRYAIIFDNLAMFVPISFLAPVILSFSKEEKKLEFLNILKSVFLSIPFLALIIGFLLKPFYLPPLFLKMLHTLGDTVIPLIMFSLGMILKFSHLKENIKLISFILFIRNIFIPSLLLIILILVNVDLTLEWKVGLLEMAMPPMVLASIYVIEANLDKDTAVSSVASGIILSFITIPIFYLILERIL is encoded by the coding sequence TTGTTTGATAATTTAGTTATAATGATTTCTATCTTTATTCTCGGATATATAGTAAAAAAATTAAATCTTTTTCCTGAGCATTACTCAAAAGCATTTATTGATTTTATTATGAAAGTGGGTTTTCCGGCTCTTGTTATTTATAATGTGTATTATCTGCATATAGATTTTAGATTCATTTACGTTATTCTTTTTGGCGTATTTAGTATATTGCTTGGTATTTTTACCGGATATTTAATCTCAAAATTTCTAAAACTTGATAAAAAACAAAGCATTACAGTCATAATGATGGTTAGCTTTTCCAATACCGGATTTTTAGGTTATCCTTTTATTCATGCTTTATATGGTGAGGAAGGATTGAGATATGCAATCATTTTTGATAATTTGGCAATGTTTGTTCCTATCTCTTTTCTTGCACCGGTTATTTTATCTTTTAGTAAAGAAGAAAAAAAATTGGAGTTTTTAAATATTTTAAAATCTGTATTTCTTTCTATTCCTTTTTTAGCTTTGATTATAGGTTTCTTATTAAAGCCTTTTTACCTTCCACCTTTATTTTTAAAAATGCTTCATACCTTAGGAGATACAGTTATTCCACTTATTATGTTCTCTCTTGGAATGATTTTAAAATTCTCACATCTGAAAGAAAATATAAAGCTGATATCTTTTATTTTATTTATTAGGAATATTTTTATTCCTTCTTTACTTTTAATCATTTTAATTTTGGTAAATGTAGATTTAACCTTAGAATGGAAAGTTGGCTTATTAGAGATGGCAATGCCACCTATGGTTTTGGCTTCTATTTATGTTATAGAAGCTAATCTTGATAAAGATACTGCTGTTTCATCTGTAGCTTCCGGAATAATACTTAGTTTTATCACTATACCTATTTTTTACTTGATTTTAGAAAGGATATTATAA
- a CDS encoding AAA family ATPase, protein MFSENLLEKKAKDVLEKAQEIAKQKNEPLVDTDHLLLALISTSQSPLLKLLEKRDIDTQKLKEGIYEYLENIYSQINKTLEDYINNLKKVIPQLSEIRADYLNLTKELERVIKEKRRLKERLSYEESSFFGFSSTIRREYERLDIYEKNIISKIEEIKSSLTQLADRRTIERYLSGDISLSAFINEIIKSHPLIKQIGELGFSEDRFIYKILSNVVDFKPDKIYSDKIVKVLEQAEKLAVEGGEPQVKLTHIATALIEAEDTIAGKILKEILDLEKKGGKEAMNGKNIQKEMAEEEKSALEKFTTDLTKLAKEGKLDPVIGRERELQQVIEILLRRTKNNPVLIGEAGVGKTAIVEGLAQKIVNKEVPEDLYDKRILSLDMGALVAGSKYRGEFEERLKNLIDEVKKEGNIILFIDEIHTIVGAGKAEGASDAGNLLKPALARGELRVIGATTLDEYRKYIEKDPALERRFQPVYVEEPDVETTIEILRALKPRLEKHHNVKIDEKAIVAAAKLTHRYIPSRKLPDKAIDALDQACARKKLKLVYAPPEVIELERRIKMIDEQIVQASLERDYEKEAKLKIEKAKLEKELNALKSKSSDVKSKLEEIEKKIQEIDKKILEYSQRGDYEKEAEAKIEKAKLEKELKELQQKMSEETVVTEDDVAEVVSEWTGIPISKMKEEEMERLLHLEEEMHKRLIDQEHAVKLVAEAIRRARAGLSDPRKPLASFMFLGPTGVGKTELAKTLAELLFDDEDALIRLDMSEFKEEHSVAKLIGAPPGYVGYEEGGKLTEAVRRRPYSVILLDEIEKAHPRVFDLFLQVLDDGRLTDSQGRTVNFRNTIIIMTSNIGSQYLTLIPFDAPEDVIEKEFNIAKEKVLEEIKHYFRPEFLNRIDEIIVFKPLFKKDIFAIVDIMVSNLNKRLLDKNIRIELTEKAKEFITKVGYDPLYGARPLRRAIQKYLETPLSEKILRKEIREGDTVIVDYDEASNQLTFTPQR, encoded by the coding sequence ATGTTTAGCGAAAATCTGTTGGAAAAGAAAGCCAAAGATGTTTTAGAAAAGGCACAAGAAATAGCAAAGCAAAAAAATGAACCATTGGTTGATACAGACCATTTATTACTTGCTCTTATATCTACTTCCCAATCACCACTTTTAAAGCTATTAGAAAAAAGGGATATAGATACTCAGAAATTAAAGGAAGGTATTTATGAATATCTTGAAAATATTTATTCTCAAATTAATAAAACTTTGGAAGATTATATAAATAACTTAAAAAAAGTTATCCCGCAACTTTCTGAGATAAGGGCAGATTATTTAAATCTTACAAAAGAGCTTGAAAGGGTAATTAAAGAAAAAAGAAGATTAAAAGAAAGATTGAGCTATGAGGAAAGCTCATTTTTTGGATTTTCTTCTACAATAAGAAGAGAGTATGAAAGATTAGATATTTATGAAAAAAATATAATATCTAAGATAGAAGAAATAAAATCTTCTTTGACCCAATTGGCAGATAGAAGAACTATAGAAAGATATTTATCAGGAGATATAAGTTTATCAGCATTTATAAATGAGATAATAAAATCACATCCTTTAATAAAACAGATAGGAGAGCTTGGATTTTCAGAAGATAGATTTATTTATAAAATATTAAGCAATGTTGTAGATTTTAAACCGGATAAAATATATTCTGATAAAATTGTTAAAGTTTTAGAACAGGCAGAAAAACTTGCAGTAGAAGGCGGGGAACCACAAGTTAAATTAACTCATATTGCTACTGCATTAATAGAAGCAGAAGATACAATAGCAGGAAAAATATTAAAAGAAATATTAGATTTAGAAAAAAAAGGAGGAAAAGAAGCAATGAATGGAAAAAACATTCAAAAAGAAATGGCAGAAGAAGAAAAATCTGCATTAGAGAAATTTACTACTGATTTAACAAAGTTGGCAAAAGAAGGAAAACTTGACCCTGTTATCGGTAGGGAAAGGGAACTCCAGCAAGTTATAGAAATATTACTGAGAAGAACAAAAAACAACCCTGTTTTAATTGGAGAAGCCGGTGTAGGTAAAACAGCAATTGTTGAAGGACTTGCTCAAAAAATAGTAAATAAAGAAGTTCCGGAAGATTTATATGATAAAAGAATTTTATCTCTTGATATGGGAGCATTGGTTGCAGGTAGTAAATATAGAGGAGAATTTGAAGAAAGATTAAAAAATCTTATTGATGAAGTTAAAAAGGAAGGAAATATAATACTGTTTATAGACGAAATACATACTATTGTAGGTGCAGGTAAAGCAGAAGGAGCTTCTGATGCAGGTAATTTATTAAAACCTGCTCTTGCCAGAGGAGAGCTTAGAGTAATAGGAGCAACAACCCTTGATGAATATAGAAAATATATAGAAAAAGACCCGGCATTAGAAAGAAGATTTCAGCCTGTATATGTAGAAGAACCGGATGTAGAAACTACCATAGAGATATTAAGAGCATTAAAACCAAGACTTGAAAAACACCATAATGTAAAAATAGATGAAAAAGCTATAGTAGCAGCAGCAAAATTAACCCATAGATATATTCCTTCAAGAAAATTACCGGATAAAGCAATTGATGCCTTAGACCAAGCCTGTGCAAGAAAAAAATTAAAACTTGTATATGCTCCACCGGAAGTTATAGAGCTTGAAAGAAGAATAAAAATGATAGATGAACAGATAGTTCAGGCTTCCTTAGAAAGAGATTATGAAAAAGAAGCAAAATTAAAGATAGAAAAAGCTAAACTTGAAAAAGAACTTAATGCATTAAAATCTAAATCTTCCGATGTTAAATCAAAGTTGGAAGAAATTGAGAAAAAAATTCAAGAAATTGATAAAAAGATATTAGAGTATTCTCAAAGAGGAGATTATGAAAAAGAAGCAGAAGCAAAGATAGAAAAAGCCAAACTTGAAAAAGAACTTAAAGAATTACAACAGAAAATGTCAGAAGAAACTGTTGTTACAGAAGATGATGTAGCAGAAGTAGTATCTGAATGGACAGGAATACCAATTTCAAAAATGAAAGAAGAAGAGATGGAAAGACTTTTACATCTTGAAGAAGAGATGCATAAAAGATTAATAGACCAGGAACATGCAGTAAAACTTGTTGCAGAAGCAATTAGAAGAGCAAGAGCCGGTCTTTCTGATCCAAGAAAACCTCTTGCTTCATTTATGTTCCTTGGACCAACTGGGGTAGGTAAAACAGAGCTTGCAAAAACTCTTGCAGAGCTTCTTTTTGATGATGAAGATGCACTTATCAGACTTGATATGTCAGAATTTAAAGAAGAACACTCTGTTGCTAAATTGATAGGAGCACCTCCTGGATATGTTGGATATGAAGAAGGTGGAAAACTTACAGAAGCAGTAAGAAGAAGACCTTATTCTGTAATATTACTTGATGAGATAGAAAAAGCTCATCCAAGAGTCTTTGATTTATTCTTACAAGTATTGGATGATGGAAGATTGACAGATTCACAAGGAAGAACAGTGAATTTTAGAAATACTATTATAATTATGACATCAAATATAGGAAGCCAATATTTAACACTTATTCCGTTTGATGCTCCGGAAGATGTTATAGAAAAAGAGTTTAATATAGCAAAAGAGAAAGTTTTAGAAGAAATAAAACATTATTTTAGACCGGAATTTTTAAATAGAATAGATGAGATAATAGTATTTAAGCCATTATTCAAAAAAGATATATTTGCTATTGTTGATATAATGGTATCTAATCTTAACAAAAGATTATTAGATAAAAATATCAGAATAGAATTGACAGAAAAAGCAAAAGAATTTATTACAAAAGTAGGATATGACCCTCTCTATGGTGCAAGACCATTAAGAAGAGCTATACAAAAATATTTAGAAACTCCTTTATCTGAAAAGATACTAAGAAAAGAAATCAGAGAAGGAGATACTGTTATAGTAGATTATGATGAAGCATCTAACCAGTTGACATTTACTCCACAAAGATAG